In one window of Brassica rapa cultivar Chiifu-401-42 chromosome A07, CAAS_Brap_v3.01, whole genome shotgun sequence DNA:
- the LOC103828609 gene encoding glyoxylate/succinic semialdehyde reductase 1 yields the protein MEIGFLGLGIMGKAMAMNLLKHGFKVTVWNRTLSKCDELVEHGASMGETPAQVIKKCKYTIAMLSDPCAALSVVFDKDGVLEQICEGKGYIDMSTVDAETSLKINQAITGKGGRFVEGPVSGSKKPAEDGQLIILAAGDKSLFDETVPAFDVLGKKSFYLGQVGNGAKMKLVVNMVMGSMMNAFSEGLVLADKSGLSSDTLLDILDLGAMTNPMFKGKGPSMNKSSYPPAFPLKHQQKDMRLALALGDENAVSMPVAAAANEAFKKARSMGLGDLDFSAVIEAVKFSRE from the exons ATGGAGATTGGTTTTCTGGGCTTGGGTATCATGGGAAAGGCCATGGCAATGAATCTGTTGAAACATGGATTCAAAGTTACCGTCTGGAACAGGACACTCTCCaag TGTGATGAACTTGTGGAGCATGGAGCTTCAATGGGTGAGACTCCAGCTCAAGTAATCAAGAAATGCAAATACACTATCGCTATGCTATCTGACCCTTGTGCTGCTCTCTCG GTTGTTTTCGATAAAGATGGTGTTTTAGAGCAAATCTGTGAAGGAAAAGGGTATATCGATATGTCAACAGTTGATGCAGAGACTTCCTTAAAGATCAACCAG GCAATCACTGGGAAAGGCGGTCGGTTTGTAGAAGGTCCTGTTTCAGGTAGCAAGAAGCCGGCAGAAGATGGCCAGCTCATCATACTTGCTGCTGGTGACAAG TCCCTTTTCGATGAAACGGTCCCAGCTTTTGACGTATTGGGGAAGAAGTCTTTTTACTTGGGACAAGTCGGGAACGGAGCTAAGATGAAACTTGTAGTCAACATGGTCATGGGAAG CATGATGAACGCGTTTTCTGAGGGGCTTGTATTAGCTGACAAGAGTGGACTTAGCTCTGACACTCTTCTTGATATTCTG GATCTTGGTGCAATGACAAACCCGATGTTCAAAGGGAAAGGACCTTCGATGAATAAGAGTAGTTACCCACCTGCGTTCCCGTTGAAACATCAGCAGAAGGACATGAGGCTAGCTCTTGCTCTTGGCGATGAAAACGCTGTCTCCATGCCTGTAGCTGCAGCTGCAAATGAG GCTTTTAAGAAGGCGAGAAGCATGGGACTTGGAGATCTGGACTTCTCTGCTGTGATTGAGGCTGTGAAATTCTCCAGGGAATAG